In Diabrotica undecimpunctata isolate CICGRU chromosome 9, icDiaUnde3, whole genome shotgun sequence, the DNA window cttctttaataactctgtaaatcgtagatttcccaacaccaagtgtactgctaactaactcaacggtctcatcaacactttcacataaacgtttgtctgtaaatgatttaaaacaattaaatattaatgttttttcattaactgttagaggaccaatttttcggcgtttacacggcacttccaaattttccataacactagtatacacaataaactgcaccttgcaactacttttagtgaactgttaagaattttgaatacgccacttggaccttcctatatacaaaatggaaaaacccactatcacattttctgtggaataagtttagaaggtaattatctagtcaattactgtcgtagattcctggaattaaagaattaaatgtttgattgttgaaacccttacttcgtggaatgcactcatttcagataaaataaaacgttttattttatctaaagaattagactttattttgcaaataggcaaagaattaaactttattttgcaaatagataaaataaaacgttttattttatctaaagaattaaactttatttcgcaaataggtaggtacttattaaacttttattggttatatataaccaataaaataaacatcttacatttcttgcaaattcattagtacctgttaacctccatcactccgacactggcaaccttatttagggattagtaaccttcacaactattgtattctattctgctccaacctttatacctggtggtcatactcaatttaaaattgttttcctatatacttctgtaaacttgttgacaaatatctgtttttcattgagtcacccgtatcaacagtttagggatttgcatacataatctattgttttattactctctcatacataaaaatacactataaattACATTTATCAGCGCCCAATTTTGGGAGCATATAGTCGTAATGAAATTGGTACATACGTAACTTTGATATATCTAAAACAGTTATGCCAATGTATAAAGGTTTATTAAAAACTAGATCTGATTTAATCAGTTCTATAGCTACTAAatgttcattaaatatttttctgctgTGAAACCGTACActagaaattaaatttttagcaaTATACCATACCGCCCATTCCATGATCTGACTAGTTTTACTATTCGATGTTTCCTGATATTCTCCATAGTCTTTCCAAATATGCTATTATTGGCCAACTTATACAGGTTTTTTTCAAAATCGTTAGTAGCTGTAGCTCTTAGTTGAGTATTTAATTCGATGTAGGGCCGCAGCCAGGCAGaaggtttaaatttaaaaattttgtgaatCTTTTTTAAAACTAATCCATTAGCCaacatttgttttaaatttctataatgaccgatatattcttttttattataaagtGCCATTAGTTTCGAATGATTTGAACCCGCATCTTTACGGTGTTCAGCAGCGAATGGAAAATCTGAGTGCAGATCATGTAATGTGCTAGGATATTCCAAGTCAACTTGTAACATGTACCCTACGGGAGAGTCATCTGGTATGGACATAATATCAAAGTCTTTGTCATCCATCCATTCGAACCCTTCGTAGGGAAGGGCTCTCCCATTGCCCACTCATATAAATTATTGACGTCAAAATACATTAAGTACTTTGAGGGCTTTGTAGGGTCATATTTAGGCATGTACTTATTATTAGCTTCTGACATTCTACCGCTACATACTGAAATTCCTCCACGAATTGCTTTCTCAATAAACATTATCATGTCAACGTCACGCAATAACTCTAGTTTACACCTTACGTACTTCAACATACAATCCCAAGAATAACCTGGTATTGTGTAGTACCACGCTGGATCTAAACTATAAGTTATTGAgcatttttttcgaaaattttcaaaaacatctGCCAACAGCAAAATATTAGTCTTTAAGTACAAATCTGAATATTGACCTAAATTAGCAATGCTAAATTCATCCCAAACTGTTTTAGCATGGGCATACTGTTCATCTGCAAGAGCCTTATCgtttagtttattataaaatgcCTCTATCGGAGGTAAATCGGTAATGTTTAATTTTTCCCAGCAATCAataaaatcataacaaaaaaccccttttttagttattaatttaaatttttcgtCACTTAAATTGTCAAATTCTCGTTTGCAAATTTTAAAGCCATTTTTATCtaatgttttgtttaaattgcatGCCTGGTGGGCGAAATTTCTGAACGCTCCTGTAAAATGATCGTGATCTCTGACAACGATATCTGTAGGAGAAAAACATTTTTCGCATATGTGACACACTGTAGCCCCACAAGTACTTTTCCCCACAAGGTTTTTCCTCCATTGGTATAATTGTCTTCATTTTTGAATAAATACTTTGAGCTAAATTTGGCATTTCATTAGCAAACCAATCCATGAAGTCAATGCCTCTATAGCTCTTATAAAAAGACAACTTTTTCATCATAACTACATTTTACATAGTATCCGGCACTATACGGAatatgtttttgatattttttagtaGAATGAGATGTTTGGTGATCTGTAACTTTTTTTAGCATGCACTCAAAATCTGCATATATAACAAATGACGTTGTTTGTTTataagtataatttttaaaactaacaGCTTCATATTTAGGAAatgacattttacaattattaatatctgcACACATTTTTTCATGTTCAGACAATTTCCCTTCagttgaaaaataataaaatttggtcCAGAAAGACCAAAAATAATTTGGTCTTTCTTTTATTTACTTGTCTAGAAATTAATCTAGACAAGTTCGTAATGTGGCGGTAGTGGTACTTAATTTCAGAATTATCATTATCTACTGGAGGTGCTTCATAATCTTTTAATTTAGGAAAATACTGATTTTGAATTAAAAGAAGATTTACATGTTTGGCAACTACTTTTTTAGTTATTCTTGCTGGATATACTGCAAAAAATgcctttttttcattattttctatcAATTCTAAAGCATATACATTGACGgaaacattatttaatttttcaaattttgaaatttgatgtAACGGCATTGGTGCTTCTAAGTCTTCTGTTTGTAATACTGTACTGTACCATGGATATGAGGACGTACGTTCTTTATATAGTTTAGCCGGATAAAGGGCACTAACTATTGCCCAATAAAAACATGCCTGATCTGAATTTTTTACATTAATACAAGCACGCTTTTGTTGAATAGACTCTGGGAGTTTAATATAAGATGAACCATTTCCAATTTCATATCGATTAATATTTACTTCTAAagatacaattttatttaatgcaaAACCCGAGTCCTTTTCCTGAAATTCggataacttattatttattttatctttaacatTCTCAAAAAACCATCGCTCTGTATCAGTAGATATGTCTAATATagcattttttgtattaaaataattaaaagttaaaatttccTCCTccccagattttttaataaattctccgcaaaaacaaacattaactttaacaactttatctgcttttaaaatttttctgattttatttttaaaaataatataacaatcattTAGGAAATATGCTAGGTCCTTAtgatataaattaattataactcCAGTTTTAATTCGACTATTGAACGCGGAAACAacattttcccatttaactctTGTTTTTAGTTTATTGTCTAGTCCCATACCTACAtgtctatttaaaatattttgtttaaaatgtttaaaatgttcgaCATGCGTTTGCAGTTTTCTAATTGTACCTATAGGCAAATtgcgtttttttattactttattgcAAGTTTTAATTTGTTTCGTTATGCGTTTCAACCAAACTTCTTCGTCTTTAGctgtaaatttatcaaaaactatcTTTCTGACTCTTTTGATGAATAACAATAAATTTTCACATTGTTTAACAATATCCATAATGCTTGCttacctctctctctttctttTGATGCTCTAGATTATTTTAAAGCTTGACATAGGCTGGTATTTTCCTCCCAACTCCACCTGGCCCTGATATACTAATGAGTATTTTCCAGAACCAAACTCGGGCACTGCTGGTAGGTATACTTCTGTTACCCGTTCCGGCAAAAACACCACCTCGTCGCTTATGTCGAGTAGTACAGATGTGCCAAATTTAGTTTTGACAATTTTTGCCTCCTTTATCGGTTGCGGGATGTCTATCGGCAagtcttttaattttcttatcggTTTTCTGGCTGCAACGATAGATGCTGAATTAATCTTAGTTAAATCCATCCATGAAATAAAAGAATAACACCGGAAAAAGATTTATAACACGAATAAGAGAAAAATGAACAGTAAAACAAACATAATTGGCAATTATTTAATGCAACTACAGATGCTGAATTGATTTTTACatagaatacaaaaaacataaaagtaaaaagacaaaatgctAATCTGAAATAAAGGAATAATGCACTAGCAAAGCAGAAAAGTTGCAAAATCAAAAGAGAAACACCGGAAAAAGATTTATAACATGAAAAGAGGAAAATGAACAGTAAAACAAACATAATTGACAATTATTTAATGCAACTACAGATGCTGaattgatttttatataaaatacaaaaaacatataaaaagacaaaatgctaACGTCTTTTTTGTAGACAGTTATTGCAACTACAGATgctgaattttttattaaatctcgGAATGTTATAAACAGCAAAGCAAACAACATTTAATTCAAAAAAGAATAAATCTTGATTTTGGCACAGAATAATTacgaaaaacataaaaagtaaaaaagacaaaatgctatcgtcttaaaaaatcttaaaaaaatttgGCATAGAATAATTACGAGAGAATAATTACGagaacataaaaagtaaaaaaaaaaaaaaatattacttcaAAATGCTAACTTCTTTTTTGTAGACAGTTATTGCAACTACAGATGATGAATTTTTATCTCGGAATGTTATAAACAGCAAACAACATCTAGTTCAAaagagaaaaagtaaaaaaaacttcaaaatgcTAGCGTCTTTTTTGTAGACAGTTATTTACTGTAACTACAGATGatgaatttttattaaatctcAGAATGTTATAAACAGCAGAGCAGAAAATATCTagttgtatttaaaataaaaatcttaaaatatttaatacagaaTAATTACGaggaaaataaaaagtaaaacagaaaTTATTTAACATTCAAAATGCTTGCATGAGGtcacaattatttaatttaaagaaaTCTCAAACTTACCTTGCAATCTAGTTACACTAACACACACTGTCAGAATAAAATTGATACTGAAGGTTGAAATGATTTCGCTTCAATTTAAAGCTGCTGTACCCTCCACTTTAGAGTGATAAGACGATTGTATtgacgtgttttagaatgtttgtGCTTGCAAAATGATGTACGGTTTAATCATTTTGTTGTTGGTTTGAAAAAATACCAGCATTCCCCGTGCACGTGCTAAGAAAGGCAGTTCAATAACAACATGTGGGTATGATAACAAAATAACGACCAATTAAAGTAGTGTTTGAGATAAGAATGTCGGTCGCTATTTCCTTTGCGGTGAGATAATTTTCTGCTATCATTTATTTTGCGTCTTTATTTTCAACATTTAATTATTTCTTAATAATTTACGTAAATAACTTTGAGATTAGATTCCCAGCACGTGGTATGTAAATGTTCTGCTGACATTTATTTTTCATCGTTATTTTCAAcgtttttactttaaatatttcttaataatttgtataaaataacttaattaaACTTTCGGATATCTCAATGCGTCAAGTAATGCTATTTCTAGTGTAGATGTGGCCTTAGTTGAATTTCAAGAAAGATACAATCTTCCGGTGACCGGAACATTAAATAATGATACTATGAATTTGATGAATAAGCCTCGATGTTCTGTTGGCGACAATAACTATGCAATTCATTCGAAGTGGAATAAAACGAAATTAAGTTGGTATTTTCCTCAAGCTATTAGTAATCCTAGTTATATAAATCTTGCTGCAGAAGCTTTCGCTAGATGGGAGAAAAtatctaatttaaagtttaaacgaGTAATAATACCTTCTTCAAAGCCAGATATTACTATAACTGTGGTGCCAAATAATCATAATTTTCGAGCAAATTGTCAAGGAACCTCTAAATGTTCATTTAATTTCGATGGCCCCGGAAAAGTATTGGCCCACGCATACTATCCCAGCGCAAACGGTGAGTGTACCGAAATTCATCTTGATGCTAATGAACGGTGGTATGTAGGAAATGGTAGAGCTCCTGATGGTGAAGTAAATTTTTTGGCTGTCCTAATGCATGAAATTGGTCATTCCCTCGGACTGGAACGCAGTAATAGTGATTCGTCTATTATGTATGCTTGGTATCAACAAGATATGCCAAATTttggtgatgatgataaaaaggcaATGAGCATGCTATATGGACAAACAGAAGCTCCCTCTTCGATACCAACAACAACACCAGTTACTCAAGCGCAAACAATTTCGCAAACCAGGAGCTATGTACCGAAAACACCTGAACTAAAAAACGGGGCATATTTGCCGAAAACATCTGCAATAAAAAACATATGTCTAATTCAGTATCCCGATTTTATGTTTCTAGCCACATCTCCACAGTTTCCAAATTATCGAATGTACGTTGGGTCTGACAAATATTTatggaagtttgatttaaatgaAATGCGTCTTCCAAAACATCCTGAATTAATTACCGATTATCTCCCTAAGGAGTTGAGGTCTACGCAAGTTTCACATGTTTTTAAGAATTACGAGGGACACTTAATAACTATAAGCAATAATAAGTATTACGCTGCATCTTTccccaatttaaaaattcaaaaaagttttacATTTCCTTCTTTACCTGCGAGAACCAAAATAAATGCCTTATTTCAAACAAACAGCGGTCAaacatatttattgtacaatgaTTCAGACACTGAATTTAATGAAGCTGGAGATGTCTTAAACCGTGGCGCAATAAATTATCTGTTCCCCGGAATACCAGATAAAATAACATGAGCATTCCGGTACACGgatgggtttatttacttttttcaaaaCAATACCTGTTATAAGTACAGCGAATACACACGTAAAGTTGTAGCAGCAGGAACGTTCAGTTGGGAACTTTTTGGGATACCCTGCCCTGAAGACGacctattaaaacaattaaaaactttgttaaacaaaattgtagTTATATACGAATAAATATTGCTGTGTTCCTTCTTAGTGATagttcttttaataaaaattacattatttataatttttttatatcccTTTCAGGTCcgatttcttattttttaaaatcaagatttttgaCTACTGTAGATCTTTTATTACTGTATATGGTActcaacaaaaataattaaaaaaatccccTCGCCCCCCTTAGCGGGGAGGGTGACTGCACGATAGTGACGTTCAGGCTTAAATTACTTTAATGCACGATCGTGACGGTTTTAGACGTTTTAGAGTGTAAAATAATACACACAAGGAAATATTTTTCGTAGAAACATGTTTTTATTGATTATTAATATTGGTAGGAACTAAAACAATAATGTATCTTAAACCTAAAAATCGGAAACcgtaaaagaataaaaaaaaaacgtaaattacaAAAGTGCtaaaaaattatttctacatgataAGCGGAAAAACAGTTTTGTTTTCTTGACAAACAAAGATAAACCCCACATTTGGTACATAAAATCTTTGACCTACTTTTATAACCTTCCATCCTGCATGCTCTTAGGCTGTCTATTTCATCGAATGACGGAAGATGGTCATATCCATCATACCTTTTGGCCGTGGAAGGTTGATTAGCTCGACGGAATTTAGATGTATTAGTGCATATACTATCATCTTCATCAGTGTCTATTCTTCTTTTACGTTCTGGTGTGTTGATTAGACCATCTGCCACTTGCATTCGAAATTCCAGTAAATCCATTATTTTACATTTGGGTATTCCCATTGATGTTGAATCTAATACGTACAATCGCCAAGCATTTGTCATCGACAGGTCAAAAAAATGAAGCATGACTTTTAGagtccatttttttgtttttataaagggTCTGTAATATTCTATGGACTGATCAAGAATATCCACTCCTTCCATATTCTTATTGTAATTTGCAATGACCTTTGGACAAGTGACGTCAGTAAATGCTGCCAGATTTTTATTCCATCGCTTTATGAGATAAGATTCATCTCCAGATGTACAAGTAGATGCTACTAGGACGGATTTATTATCCATCCATTTTACAACACTCTCATTTGTAACAAATTGTTGACACTCGCCACGTTTCATTTTGCTGTCTTGCTTTAAGTCCATACTTTTTCTCTCTGGAATTCGATTCATCATAATTGTGCCGGTTCCATGAAGTCCTATAGCGCTTAATCTTTCAAGTAAAGGTATAGATGTGAAAAACCGGTCGAAATATACACAACTGCCACGTGGAATAGATTTAGATAGGTGAAGAATGACAGAAGCTCCAACACCTAGCGATCTGTCTCCTAAGTTTGTTTTAGCACCCTGGTAAACTTCGAAGTCGATCATCAAACCTTCGTGTGTAGTAGCAATGAAAGCTTTTAGCCCTTGTGGACGTGGTTTTGTTATTATAACTTGTCTCAAACCACGTGGACAAGCCCCACAGAACGGAATCATTTGCTCGTCTATGGAATAAAATCCTTGTTGGCGTTCCAATCTGTCGCAAGCATTCTTGACTTGATTAAGTACAGGTTGTACATTCCAGAGTGAATTCTGGTTTCCTGTAGGAGCCTCGTCACTGATGGAAAGCCATACGCAGCACTTTGAAACGATCTCTAGAAATCTGGTGAGCAACTAGAGCTAATCGCATATCTATCCGCCAGTACATGTGAATGCGTGGATACTGAATACATTCCATGATGAAATGAATTCCAACAAATTTTTTCAACTCTGTTGCTTTGGTGTTTAGCACGTTTCCCGTTTTTCGCATGTAATAATTATCGGTGCAAACTGAAGCATGTTCAAAAAACTTATCGTCAAAATAGTCCTCAAAGTAGACCAATGGGACTTTACTACTACTTGTGGTCGCTGTGGATAGGAGTGTTCCTTCTGATTGAATAGTATCTGCTTCCATATTCTTCTGCGAGTATCTGGGCATTTGGTCGACTTCTCACGAGCTCTCGATGCACTTGAAGAAGATGGACCTGGAGTCGGAGGTAATTCAGGCTCATCAGCGTATATCAAAGGCAAAACCGAGTCTTCTAAATCCCCTTCGTCATCTTCCACAGCTTCAATGTTGGAATCATTACCATCACCAATTAACTGAAGTACCAATTCACTGGACAGTTCCGTTCCTTGAcaaaaaaaagaacatttttaattaaaaataaaataaacttattttaaactttattgtggcttattttccactaaaataataattgcatttttaattaaaagcgAAAAAAAGAATGGTTCATTACCATACAAAGTGAGACACCGAAAGTTGAGTTTGAGTCTGAACGTCACGATCGTCCAAACAAATTTTTGGGAGCTAATAGCGTCTAATATACAGTAAATaacactaaaaatattttttgctgaACTAAATTACTCACCATACAGAATATTGAGCAAAGAATTACAGGAAAATActcaaaaaataacaaattatcaaATACTTACGCCTACCGCTCGGATCAACAAAATAGGTCGCCATCTTTCAAGGAAGTTCCACCAACACTGAGTGATATAATTACTCACTCCTCTGCGCGTAATTTGTAAACAAATTGATACACGATCGTTTGCTACCGTCCTGGGCCCGAAAAGTTAAGTTAAAAAAGCGCgggaattatttaaaataaagtgcACGATCGTGatcggccgtctcgaaagggttaaaaatttcaaaat includes these proteins:
- the LOC140450810 gene encoding matrix metalloproteinase-14-like — its product is MNLMNKPRCSVGDNNYAIHSKWNKTKLSWYFPQAISNPSYINLAAEAFARWEKISNLKFKRVIIPSSKPDITITVVPNNHNFRANCQGTSKCSFNFDGPGKVLAHAYYPSANGECTEIHLDANERWYVGNGRAPDGEVNFLAVLMHEIGHSLGLERSNSDSSIMYAWYQQDMPNFGDDDKKAMSMLYGQTEAPSSIPTTTPVTQAQTISQTRSYVPKTPELKNGAYLPKTSAIKNICLIQYPDFMFLATSPQFPNYRMYVGSDKYLWKFDLNEMRLPKHPELITDYLPKELRSTQVSHVFKNYEGHLITISNNKYYAASFPNLKIQKSFTFPSLPARTKINALFQTNSGQTYLLYNDSDTEFNEAGDVLNRGAINYLFPGIPDKIT